One genomic segment of Roseovarius carneus includes these proteins:
- a CDS encoding glycosyltransferase, translating to MSTPHILVINLHHAPYSYGGATIVAEQVGRALMRHHGARISAVSLISRADLVPYGVIKSEVAGCASYLINLPGRREYALRYLNPEVAERVAQLIDSLGPDLVHVHCVQDVGAGVIEAAKARGLPVVLSVHDFWWICERQFMIAANGQYCGQSPVRLDACRGCVENMSAAQTRRDALFRQAAMADLVTYPSRFALDLCEGSGLAPGSGRVWENGVYLPDAGFAQAQAARRAGDSRLSFGFVGGPSHMKGWPDIRRAFAGLSRSDFNVELVDGGLHTPWWKEADMKGLPGTWRIHPRFEQEEMDAFYARIDVLLFMSKWKETFGLVIREALARGIEVIQTDSGGATEHGAAKPGALIPIGAGPAPLRAALEAALNAGVAQRTPPSITSFKDQADAFMCLTRPLLAPTPKAQAARHGSWGSAA from the coding sequence ATGAGCACGCCGCATATCCTCGTGATCAACCTGCATCACGCGCCCTATTCATATGGCGGGGCCACCATCGTGGCCGAGCAGGTGGGCCGTGCACTGATGCGCCATCACGGTGCACGTATCAGCGCCGTGTCTCTCATTTCCCGCGCCGATCTGGTGCCTTACGGAGTGATCAAATCGGAGGTGGCGGGGTGCGCTTCCTACCTCATCAACCTGCCCGGACGGCGCGAATACGCCTTGCGCTACCTCAACCCCGAGGTGGCCGAGCGGGTCGCGCAACTGATCGACAGCCTGGGTCCTGATCTCGTCCATGTGCATTGTGTGCAGGATGTGGGCGCGGGCGTGATCGAGGCGGCGAAAGCACGTGGCCTTCCGGTGGTGCTCAGCGTGCATGACTTCTGGTGGATCTGCGAGCGGCAGTTCATGATCGCCGCCAACGGGCAGTATTGCGGGCAAAGCCCCGTCCGGCTGGATGCGTGCCGTGGCTGCGTGGAGAACATGAGCGCCGCGCAGACCCGGCGCGACGCCCTGTTTCGGCAGGCTGCGATGGCTGATCTTGTGACCTATCCCAGCCGCTTCGCGCTGGATCTTTGCGAAGGGTCCGGCCTTGCACCCGGCTCGGGGCGTGTCTGGGAGAATGGTGTATATCTCCCTGACGCTGGTTTTGCGCAAGCACAAGCGGCGCGGCGGGCCGGCGATAGCAGGCTCAGCTTCGGGTTTGTCGGTGGCCCTTCGCATATGAAGGGCTGGCCCGATATCCGCCGCGCCTTTGCCGGGCTCAGCCGTTCAGATTTCAACGTGGAGCTTGTGGATGGCGGGCTGCACACCCCATGGTGGAAGGAGGCCGATATGAAGGGTCTGCCCGGCACATGGCGCATCCATCCCCGGTTTGAGCAAGAAGAGATGGACGCTTTCTATGCGAGGATCGACGTGCTTCTCTTCATGTCAAAATGGAAGGAGACCTTCGGCCTTGTCATTCGCGAAGCCCTCGCGCGCGGTATAGAAGTCATTCAAACCGATAGCGGCGGTGCCACGGAGCATGGCGCGGCAAAGCCGGGCGCGCTCATCCCCATCGGCGCGGGTCCAGCGCCCTTGCGCGCGGCGTTGGAGGCTGCTTTAAACGCGGGCGTGGCGCAAAGGACGCCCCCCTCCATCACTTCGTTCAAGGATCAGGCCGATGCGTTCATGTGCCTCACGCGCCCTTTGCTTGCTCCAACGCCAAAAGCGCAGGCAGCCCGTCACGGTAGCTGGGGTAGCGCAGCGTGA
- a CDS encoding glycosyltransferase, translating to MSKFAQVRRDAGLAVALARAGGYLHRRIAGGPGDLVPVGATDSTAYLGPVWRDLAQRGAFHIHTKHSQDRPKIALIGDLNLPQCRKYRVEQLAELWAGLGVDLSFAHYQDLPRATGILQDATHLICYRVSACPELSMHLYEARRLRLPVLYDIDDPLFSVSAYETYGNMTCLDPALRTHFVTEAPRYLDAMNAADIISVSTPGLADHARLLTDRPVFVRRNFADTTTLKLGAGARDAARADGFRIVFASGSQGHEADFATIAEEVAEFLHAAPDRRLIILGHFDLATLPAGVRARCEKRPFTGYDEYLNALAEADCAVMPLADDTFNHCKSAVRAIDAAAVSVPAIASDVGDFPNVITHGRTGLIAGQGMWHAALERLTADSIATRAMGHAARRDLEARWSASRAPQIIAPELVDWVLG from the coding sequence ATGAGCAAATTTGCGCAGGTGCGACGCGACGCAGGGCTGGCGGTGGCGCTGGCGCGCGCGGGTGGTTATCTGCACCGCCGTATCGCGGGCGGGCCCGGCGATCTGGTACCTGTGGGGGCTACGGATAGCACGGCCTATCTGGGCCCGGTTTGGCGTGATCTTGCCCAGCGCGGCGCGTTTCACATTCATACAAAACACTCTCAGGATCGTCCCAAAATCGCACTGATTGGTGATTTGAATTTACCTCAATGCCGCAAATATCGGGTTGAGCAACTGGCAGAGCTTTGGGCCGGTCTAGGCGTTGATCTCAGCTTTGCCCATTATCAGGACCTACCCCGCGCCACGGGTATCTTGCAGGACGCGACACATCTTATCTGCTACCGCGTGTCGGCCTGTCCAGAGCTATCAATGCATCTTTACGAGGCGCGGCGCCTGCGCCTCCCGGTGCTTTATGATATAGACGATCCGCTTTTTTCGGTGTCCGCCTATGAGACCTATGGCAATATGACTTGCCTCGACCCGGCCCTGCGTACGCATTTTGTCACAGAGGCGCCACGATATCTGGATGCGATGAACGCGGCCGATATCATTTCCGTCTCCACACCCGGCCTTGCGGATCATGCCAGATTGCTGACGGACAGGCCTGTGTTCGTGCGGCGCAATTTTGCGGATACTACGACGTTGAAACTGGGGGCGGGGGCGCGCGATGCGGCGCGTGCGGACGGCTTCAGGATCGTGTTCGCCAGCGGGTCGCAGGGGCATGAGGCTGATTTCGCCACCATAGCGGAAGAGGTTGCGGAGTTTCTGCATGCCGCGCCTGATCGGAGGCTGATCATCCTTGGTCATTTCGACCTTGCCACCCTGCCTGCGGGGGTGCGCGCGCGGTGCGAGAAGCGGCCTTTCACCGGATATGACGAGTATCTGAACGCGCTGGCCGAGGCGGATTGCGCCGTGATGCCCTTGGCAGATGATACGTTCAACCATTGCAAAAGCGCCGTGCGCGCCATTGATGCCGCCGCCGTTAGCGTGCCTGCGATTGCCAGTGATGTCGGCGATTTTCCCAATGTCATCACCCATGGGCGCACCGGTCTGATTGCGGGGCAAGGCATGTGGCACGCCGCGCTGGAGCGTCTCACTGCTGATTCGATTGCCACGCGCGCCATGGGACACGCCGCGCGTCGTGATCTGGAGGCGCGCTGGTCCGCCAGCCGCGCCCCTCAGATCATCGCGCCTGAGCTAGTGGATTGGGTGCTGGGATGA
- a CDS encoding glycosyltransferase: protein MIERRRGVSVQVLMGAFNGAPHLPAQLESIAAQEGVDWQLTVSDDGSTDCTGALIDRFAADYAGRVERRLGPRAGCAANFLSLLARAEDGVVALADQDDIWLRGKLARALYLLGEVPPDVPALYTARRWLWWPKAALLKPDALAARQPGFGNALIENIAPGNTVVLNPAAVRLARETAQLADGVFAHDWWLYLLITGAGGHIVADPARVLLYRQHGGNLIGAGHGVAAQMRRKRAVLRGAFRERVADNLAALHRCHVYLTPGARAQLRAFRTAHAAGLVRRIWHLGQARPYRQNAIDSAGFWGAAILGKV from the coding sequence ATGATCGAACGGCGGCGCGGTGTCAGCGTGCAGGTTTTGATGGGTGCCTTTAACGGTGCACCGCATCTGCCCGCGCAGCTTGAGAGCATCGCGGCGCAGGAGGGTGTAGATTGGCAGCTTACTGTGTCTGATGACGGATCGACCGATTGCACGGGCGCGTTGATCGATCGGTTTGCGGCGGACTATGCGGGGCGTGTGGAGCGGCGTTTGGGGCCGCGGGCCGGGTGCGCCGCCAATTTCCTGTCGCTTCTGGCGAGGGCCGAGGATGGGGTCGTGGCGCTTGCGGATCAAGATGATATCTGGCTGCGTGGTAAGCTCGCCCGCGCGCTATATCTTCTTGGGGAGGTGCCGCCTGATGTGCCTGCGCTTTACACGGCGCGCCGGTGGCTTTGGTGGCCTAAGGCTGCACTGCTGAAACCTGATGCTTTGGCAGCACGGCAACCGGGCTTTGGCAATGCGCTGATCGAGAACATCGCCCCCGGCAATACAGTTGTTCTCAACCCTGCTGCCGTGCGTTTGGCGCGCGAGACGGCGCAGTTGGCGGATGGGGTTTTTGCGCATGATTGGTGGCTTTACCTGCTGATCACCGGGGCGGGCGGGCACATTGTGGCCGACCCTGCGCGCGTCCTGCTCTATCGCCAGCATGGGGGCAATTTGATCGGGGCAGGTCACGGTGTTGCAGCACAGATGCGGCGCAAACGTGCCGTTTTGCGCGGGGCGTTTCGGGAACGGGTGGCGGACAATTTGGCAGCGTTGCATCGCTGTCATGTGTATCTGACGCCCGGTGCGCGCGCGCAATTGCGTGCGTTTCGCACCGCGCATGCGGCAGGGCTGGTGCGGCGGATATGGCATCTGGGACAAGCACGGCCCTATCGCCAAAACGCCATCGATTCGGCAGGTTTCTGGGGCGCGGCGATCCTTGGCAAAGTCTGA
- a CDS encoding glycosyltransferase family 4 protein — MAKSEIVLRPRVLLLGGDGARSGVPRYLDQLTETLAGEVDLTILSDHNLGGYDNVAGAGAAHIELEGLRNSKNPLRLWRGWTGALRQVREGAWDVIWLHARLPALMLRVALALRLWRPSAGTRLILSYHGIPFDPGHRVWAAWASRRVERVLLRLSPPMHLVFLSSDMASRLCAVAGPRALQGHCVHVLPNSSNLGRLPLRVSDRDERQLVITGRAGYQKNYPLAARLMNHMPANYVLTLCGTGTDDPTFQARILREVAPGTQAQIRFAGSLPDVRDVLAEADGYLLTSRYEGVPIGAIEAFESGLPIVLSPFEAAPEMVAAHPMAICLSLRDLAEDAKRITRLIEKYVQDRPRAAARIRAAWWRKYPYGVWQVRVRRLMLEILAD, encoded by the coding sequence TTGGCAAAGTCTGAAATAGTCCTCCGCCCGCGCGTCCTTTTGCTGGGTGGTGATGGCGCGCGCTCGGGCGTGCCTCGGTATCTCGACCAATTGACCGAGACCTTGGCGGGCGAGGTGGATCTGACGATCCTGAGCGACCACAATCTTGGGGGCTATGACAATGTGGCGGGCGCGGGTGCGGCGCATATTGAGTTGGAGGGCTTGCGCAATTCGAAAAACCCCCTGCGTCTTTGGCGGGGCTGGACCGGCGCGCTCAGGCAGGTGCGCGAGGGCGCGTGGGATGTGATCTGGCTTCATGCGCGTCTTCCGGCGCTGATGCTGCGGGTCGCGCTGGCCCTGCGGCTCTGGCGCCCAAGCGCGGGCACGCGACTTATCCTCAGCTATCATGGTATCCCCTTTGATCCCGGCCATAGGGTTTGGGCGGCCTGGGCGTCGCGCCGGGTGGAGCGGGTGCTGCTGAGGCTCAGCCCACCAATGCATCTGGTGTTTTTGTCGAGTGACATGGCGAGCCGTTTATGCGCCGTTGCGGGGCCTCGTGCGCTCCAAGGGCACTGCGTTCATGTGTTGCCCAACAGCTCCAATCTTGGGCGCTTGCCGCTGCGTGTATCAGACCGCGACGAGCGGCAACTCGTGATAACCGGACGGGCGGGCTATCAGAAAAACTATCCCCTTGCGGCCCGCTTGATGAATCACATGCCGGCCAACTATGTGCTGACCCTGTGCGGCACCGGCACGGATGATCCGACGTTTCAGGCGCGTATCCTGCGGGAGGTGGCCCCCGGCACCCAAGCACAGATCCGTTTTGCGGGCTCCCTGCCTGATGTGCGCGACGTATTGGCGGAGGCGGATGGCTATCTTCTGACATCAAGGTATGAGGGCGTGCCCATCGGTGCGATCGAGGCGTTTGAAAGCGGGCTGCCTATCGTGCTCAGCCCATTTGAAGCGGCACCTGAGATGGTGGCGGCCCATCCGATGGCGATCTGTCTGTCGCTGCGTGACTTGGCCGAAGATGCAAAGCGGATCACCCGTCTGATTGAGAAATATGTTCAGGATCGGCCGCGCGCCGCCGCACGGATCAGGGCGGCGTGGTGGCGGAAATACCCTTATGGCGTCTGGCAGGTCCGGGTCCGCCGCTTGATGCTGGAGATCTTGGCAGATTGA
- a CDS encoding ABC transporter ATP-binding protein → MIRLENVTKTFPVRQGQKVIIKNANAIFPTGRSIALLGRNGTGKSTLLDIISGTIRPSKGRVLSTGSISYPVGFSGSFHPDLTGAQNTRFVARIYGVDTRELLEFVQDFAELGPHFHMPLRSYSAGMRARLSFGVSMGIPFDTYLVDEVTSVGDGAFRQKSIALLDDRRARSGAIIVSHSEPMIRRTCDMGAVLEDGCLTLYACLDEALAVHADNLGIPQGAV, encoded by the coding sequence ATGATCCGGCTGGAGAATGTGACCAAGACCTTCCCGGTGCGGCAAGGACAGAAGGTGATCATCAAGAACGCGAACGCCATCTTCCCGACCGGGCGCAGCATCGCCCTTCTGGGCCGCAACGGCACCGGGAAAAGCACGCTTTTGGATATCATATCCGGCACAATACGCCCCAGTAAAGGGCGCGTTCTGAGCACCGGCAGCATCTCCTACCCCGTGGGGTTTTCTGGCTCGTTCCATCCCGATCTCACAGGCGCGCAAAATACCAGGTTTGTGGCGCGGATCTATGGCGTGGACACCAGGGAGCTTTTGGAATTCGTTCAAGATTTTGCAGAGCTAGGTCCGCATTTTCATATGCCCTTGCGCTCTTACTCGGCGGGGATGCGGGCGCGGCTGTCCTTTGGCGTGTCGATGGGTATCCCTTTTGACACATATCTTGTGGATGAGGTGACATCGGTGGGCGATGGCGCGTTCCGACAAAAGAGCATCGCACTTCTGGATGACCGGCGCGCCCGGTCGGGGGCCATTATCGTGTCGCATTCCGAGCCGATGATCCGCCGCACCTGCGATATGGGCGCCGTGCTGGAGGACGGTTGTCTCACGCTTTATGCGTGCCTCGATGAAGCGCTCGCGGTGCATGCGGATAACCTTGGCATCCCGCAAGGAGCCGTCTGA
- a CDS encoding capsule biosynthesis protein: MSAPRAIPTTSAIPVPPPAGRARVRLRHRFLFFSFFLLVAMPVWTVAWYLYTRADDQFASYLGFSVRTEESSAAIALLGGVTELSGSSSSDTDILYAYLTSQKLVREMEEAVGLRAIWGDVDRGRDPFFTLDPAGTIEDVQDHWARKVTIHYDNASGMIDLRVLAFRPEDARRIAIALYAACSAMINDLSRAAREDAIKYARDELNTAVDRLKTARRALTEYRNRNQMVDPTIDTQSRMGLVTTLQRQLAEALIDLDLLRDSTRDSDPRMVQARKRVEVIEARIVAERQKLGLGTSGAVGSAFASLVGEYEGLIVDREFAETAYTAALATYDAAQAEAQKQSRYLAAHIEPTLAEAAEYPERLKILLLAAFFATLIWAIASLVYYSLRDRR, encoded by the coding sequence ATGTCAGCGCCACGCGCCATCCCCACGACCTCCGCCATCCCCGTGCCGCCGCCTGCGGGACGCGCGCGGGTGCGTCTGCGCCATCGATTTTTGTTCTTTAGCTTTTTCTTGCTCGTTGCCATGCCTGTCTGGACCGTGGCGTGGTATCTCTACACCCGCGCAGACGATCAATTCGCCTCCTATCTCGGGTTTTCCGTCCGAACCGAGGAAAGCAGCGCTGCCATTGCCCTTCTGGGCGGCGTGACCGAGCTTTCGGGCTCGTCCTCCTCCGACACCGATATCCTATACGCCTATCTCACCTCGCAAAAACTGGTCCGGGAGATGGAGGAAGCGGTGGGTTTGCGCGCGATCTGGGGCGATGTGGATCGTGGGCGCGACCCTTTTTTCACGCTCGATCCTGCGGGCACCATCGAGGATGTGCAGGATCACTGGGCGCGCAAGGTCACCATCCATTACGACAACGCCAGCGGCATGATCGACCTGCGCGTCCTCGCCTTCAGGCCCGAGGATGCGCGCCGCATCGCCATCGCCCTTTATGCCGCCTGCTCGGCCATGATCAACGATCTGAGCCGGGCTGCGCGCGAGGACGCGATCAAATATGCCCGCGATGAGCTGAACACCGCTGTGGACCGCCTGAAGACCGCGCGCCGCGCGCTCACCGAATATCGCAACCGCAATCAGATGGTTGATCCAACAATTGACACCCAAAGCCGGATGGGTCTCGTAACCACGCTGCAAAGGCAGCTGGCCGAGGCGCTGATCGATCTGGACCTTTTGCGCGATTCTACCCGCGACAGCGATCCGCGCATGGTGCAGGCACGCAAACGAGTGGAGGTGATCGAGGCGCGTATCGTGGCCGAGCGTCAAAAGCTGGGCCTTGGGACCAGCGGCGCGGTGGGCAGCGCATTTGCCAGCCTCGTGGGCGAGTATGAGGGCCTAATCGTGGATCGCGAATTTGCCGAGACAGCCTATACGGCGGCGCTGGCCACATATGACGCTGCTCAGGCCGAGGCGCAAAAACAGAGCCGCTATCTCGCCGCGCATATCGAACCTACATTGGCCGAGGCGGCAGAATACCCTGAGCGGCTCAAGATTCTGCTCTTGGCCGCGTTTTTTGCCACGCTGATCTGGGCGATTGCATCTCTGGTCTATTACAGCCTGCGGGATCGGCGCTAG
- a CDS encoding ABC transporter permease gives MAQARKIIARKLAPVIATPRAVTALVLREMSSTYGRSPGGYLWAILEPAAGVALLTVIFSIGFRAPPLGTSFPLFYAAGVLPFLMFNDISQKMGQTIQFSRQLLKYPRVTFLDALLARLLLNGFVQLLVTLLVLFFILHVMDARASLNEGRIALAYALVLALAAGVGTLNSFLTLAYPVWATIWAIVTRPLFIVSGIFFLFESVPTPYADILWFNPLVHVIGMMRDGFYPYYAPDYVSPAYVLAVAAGCFIAGMFLLWRHHRDILVK, from the coding sequence ATGGCCCAAGCCCGAAAAATCATTGCGCGCAAACTGGCCCCCGTGATCGCCACGCCACGCGCGGTGACGGCGCTTGTTTTGCGGGAGATGTCGAGCACCTATGGACGCTCCCCCGGCGGGTATCTCTGGGCCATTCTGGAGCCTGCCGCGGGGGTGGCGCTTCTGACGGTCATCTTCTCCATCGGGTTTCGCGCGCCGCCTTTGGGCACGTCCTTTCCGCTCTTTTATGCCGCGGGCGTCCTGCCGTTCTTGATGTTCAACGACATCTCGCAAAAGATGGGCCAGACGATCCAGTTCTCGCGGCAGCTTTTGAAATATCCTCGGGTGACGTTTCTCGACGCGCTTCTGGCGCGGCTTTTACTCAACGGGTTCGTGCAGCTTCTGGTCACGCTTCTGGTGCTGTTTTTTATCCTCCATGTGATGGACGCGCGGGCGAGCCTGAATGAGGGTCGCATCGCGCTGGCCTATGCGCTGGTTCTGGCGCTGGCGGCGGGGGTTGGCACGCTCAACAGCTTTCTAACGCTGGCCTATCCGGTCTGGGCCACGATTTGGGCGATTGTCACGCGGCCCTTGTTTATCGTGTCGGGGATCTTTTTCCTCTTTGAGTCTGTGCCCACGCCTTATGCGGATATCTTGTGGTTCAACCCGTTGGTGCATGTGATCGGCATGATGCGCGATGGGTTTTATCCCTATTATGCGCCGGATTATGTCTCACCCGCCTATGTACTCGCTGTGGCGGCGGGGTGTTTCATTGCGGGGATGTTCCTTTTATGGCGCCATCACCGAGATATTTTGGTGAAATAG
- a CDS encoding sulfotransferase, translating to MSQGKLLGTLFLGVGAMKAGTTWLYTVLDQHPELHFCPEKEVHYFYHRYANASQLSETRRLENVRERYLLRFDPERANIDRVRQNLHWISAYLSGPVDDHWYRGLFQMRRHHRYACDFSNLSAHLPADVWPRIEAGCDRLRVLYTMRDPLKRLWSHTKFHLQITGQLEALEAWGPTEFEEFVRHPFIWDNAEYGRVLRSLGAGLSQGAWQAFFYEEMHADQRGTLARIENFLGVAQFDYPQALLDRRVTESVQHPMPSFFADLFAQDIARIKAEVCAEGYALPATWG from the coding sequence ATGTCCCAAGGCAAGCTTCTGGGCACTCTCTTTCTCGGGGTCGGCGCGATGAAGGCCGGGACCACATGGCTCTATACCGTGCTGGACCAGCACCCCGAATTGCACTTTTGCCCGGAAAAAGAGGTGCATTATTTCTATCACCGCTACGCCAACGCATCGCAGCTGAGCGAGACGCGGCGCCTAGAGAATGTGCGCGAGCGTTACCTGCTGCGGTTCGACCCGGAGCGCGCCAATATCGACCGGGTGCGCCAGAATCTGCACTGGATCAGCGCGTATCTCTCAGGCCCCGTCGATGATCATTGGTATCGCGGTCTTTTCCAGATGCGCCGCCATCACCGCTATGCCTGTGATTTCTCTAATCTCAGCGCGCATCTTCCGGCCGATGTCTGGCCAAGGATCGAGGCAGGCTGCGACAGGTTGCGCGTGCTCTACACCATGCGCGACCCGCTCAAACGGCTCTGGAGCCATACGAAATTTCATCTCCAGATCACCGGGCAATTGGAGGCGCTTGAGGCATGGGGCCCGACGGAGTTTGAGGAGTTCGTGCGCCACCCATTCATCTGGGACAATGCCGAATATGGCCGCGTGTTGCGCAGCTTGGGCGCGGGGCTAAGCCAGGGCGCGTGGCAGGCTTTTTTCTACGAGGAGATGCATGCCGATCAACGCGGAACGCTGGCCCGGATCGAGAATTTTCTGGGGGTGGCCCAGTTTGACTACCCACAAGCCCTGCTGGACCGCCGGGTGACCGAATCCGTGCAACACCCCATGCCCAGCTTCTTCGCAGACCTTTTTGCCCAGGATATTGCCCGCATCAAAGCAGAGGTGTGCGCTGAGGGCTATGCCCTGCCTGCGACCTGGGGTTAG
- a CDS encoding calcium-binding protein has protein sequence MALVRLETAGAVPAGDNERVQGITDLHVVQGPDGPLLLSVGRGGDFIVAFRITSDGAVRRDQLELDDSLLQLEHTDIAVLGDSVILAGLGDDQLQLMPIGRGNQTLTSLTERTLPDLDARTISQIDTLGDLALVGLQGGGLSVLDLDATPSVRGVAGIPGGAVGGVAMIESGGQTYGFATFWQDNTLVALRISPFGSASVLDSLNTDMVGGALSTPMTVRAAEVGGEVFAITVAAGTGTLSVFRLGDEGLVLTDAILDSRDTRFAQAQHLETLEVDGRLYIATAGSDMGISLFTLLPGGQLHLLDSIAASIDTPLRGITDITMAEVDGQIMLWAATEAAPHLVEFRTTGINAGETVQGSGTLSGTSRDDVLVATGGDTLLSGGNGNDVLQDGQGADTLTGGAGQDDFLLVKDDATDLITDFTPGQDRLDLTAFPGLYDIEDLRVLPYAGGAELRYREEITIVLSAAGTALTRDQILEALISIDRLTVDEAQGQITGSLADDVFVGTDAAEFYDGSAGHDDLRGEGGNDTLLGNNGDDVLSGGFGEDSLYGGAGQDTITGDAGFDTIHGGEGGDFLNGGGQADLLYGGEGNDRILGEDGFDVIYGDAGDDTLLGGDTADRLYGGEGNDVLRGGTNLGSSVDGLFGGEGNDSLYGDGGFDFLDGGEGDDFLDGGLQADNLYGRAGNDTLEGGGGLDRLFGGAGDDLGRGGEGNDGLFGEAGNDTLFGGDGQDRFFGGTGDDQLFGEAGNDTLYGGAGFDTLTGGGGNDDLFGDFNADTFIFEDGHGSDRIGDFEATNDFERIDLSAISAITSYSDLMANHTSQAGSDVIIDTGSGQITLLSVGLSDLDALDFIF, from the coding sequence ATGGCTTTGGTCAGGCTGGAAACTGCGGGCGCTGTGCCTGCGGGTGATAACGAACGCGTGCAGGGGATAACCGACCTTCACGTGGTGCAGGGGCCGGACGGGCCGCTCTTGCTCTCAGTGGGGCGAGGGGGCGACTTCATCGTCGCGTTTCGCATCACCTCTGACGGGGCCGTGCGACGCGATCAGCTTGAGTTGGACGATAGCCTGCTACAGTTGGAGCATACGGATATCGCCGTTCTGGGCGATAGCGTGATCCTTGCCGGTCTTGGTGATGATCAGCTTCAGTTGATGCCCATCGGCAGGGGTAACCAGACGCTCACATCCCTGACCGAGCGCACTCTGCCCGACCTTGATGCGCGCACCATTTCGCAAATCGACACGCTGGGTGATCTCGCGCTTGTGGGGCTTCAGGGCGGCGGGCTCAGCGTGCTTGATCTGGACGCGACCCCGTCGGTGCGAGGGGTGGCGGGGATACCCGGCGGCGCGGTGGGCGGCGTCGCGATGATCGAGAGCGGCGGGCAGACATATGGGTTCGCCACGTTCTGGCAGGACAACACGCTGGTCGCGCTGCGCATATCGCCCTTCGGCTCGGCAAGTGTTTTGGACAGTCTGAACACGGATATGGTCGGCGGGGCCCTCTCCACCCCCATGACCGTGCGGGCCGCCGAGGTGGGCGGCGAGGTTTTCGCCATCACCGTGGCGGCGGGCACCGGGACGCTGTCGGTCTTTCGCCTTGGGGATGAGGGGCTGGTGCTGACCGATGCCATCCTAGACAGCCGCGACACGCGCTTTGCGCAGGCGCAGCATCTGGAGACGCTGGAGGTGGACGGGCGGCTCTATATTGCCACCGCAGGCTCGGATATGGGGATCAGCCTCTTTACGCTGCTGCCCGGTGGACAACTCCATCTTCTCGATTCTATTGCCGCCAGCATCGACACCCCGCTGCGCGGCATCACTGACATCACCATGGCCGAGGTGGACGGGCAGATCATGCTCTGGGCCGCGACCGAGGCCGCACCGCATCTGGTGGAGTTTCGCACCACAGGGATCAATGCAGGCGAGACCGTGCAAGGGTCCGGCACGCTTTCCGGAACCTCCCGTGATGATGTGCTGGTGGCCACGGGGGGCGATACTCTTTTGAGTGGTGGCAATGGCAATGACGTCTTGCAAGACGGGCAAGGCGCAGACACGCTGACCGGTGGCGCGGGGCAGGACGATTTCCTGCTGGTGAAGGATGATGCGACAGACCTCATCACCGATTTTACGCCCGGTCAGGACCGGCTTGACCTCACCGCCTTCCCCGGCCTTTACGATATCGAGGATCTGCGCGTCCTGCCCTATGCCGGCGGGGCCGAACTGCGCTACCGCGAGGAGATCACCATCGTGCTCAGCGCCGCCGGCACGGCCCTCACCCGCGATCAGATCTTAGAGGCCCTGATCAGCATCGACCGTCTGACTGTGGACGAGGCACAAGGCCAGATCACCGGGTCGCTGGCCGATGATGTCTTTGTCGGGACCGACGCGGCAGAATTCTATGATGGCTCTGCCGGGCACGATGATCTGCGCGGGGAGGGCGGCAATGACACGCTGCTCGGCAATAATGGCGATGATGTGCTCTCGGGAGGGTTTGGGGAAGACAGCCTCTATGGCGGGGCCGGGCAGGACACGATCACGGGCGATGCAGGGTTCGACACGATTCATGGCGGAGAGGGGGGGGACTTTCTCAACGGTGGCGGGCAGGCTGATCTGCTTTACGGCGGGGAGGGAAATGACCGTATCTTGGGCGAAGACGGGTTTGACGTGATCTACGGCGATGCAGGCGATGACACACTGCTGGGTGGTGATACCGCCGACAGGCTCTATGGCGGGGAGGGCAACGACGTTTTGCGCGGCGGCACCAATCTGGGCAGTTCGGTTGATGGGCTTTTTGGCGGGGAGGGCAACGATTCTCTTTATGGCGACGGCGGGTTTGACTTTCTCGACGGGGGGGAGGGCGACGATTTTCTCGATGGCGGGCTTCAGGCGGACAATCTTTATGGCCGCGCGGGCAATGATACGCTTGAGGGTGGCGGCGGGCTAGACCGGCTTTTTGGCGGGGCAGGCGACGATCTGGGCCGGGGGGGCGAGGGCAATGACGGGCTCTTTGGCGAGGCGGGCAATGACACGCTTTTTGGCGGCGACGGGCAGGACCGGTTTTTCGGCGGCACCGGCGATGATCAGCTTTTTGGCGAGGCCGGCAATGACACGCTCTATGGTGGGGCCGGGTTCGACACGCTGACCGGGGGGGGCGGCAATGATGACCTTTTTGGGGATTTCAACGCCGATACGTTTATCTTTGAGGATGGTCACGGATCAGACCGGATTGGGGATTTTGAGGCCACCAACGATTTTGAGCGGATCGATCTGAGCGCGATCAGTGCCATCACCAGCTATTCCGATCTCATGGCCAATCACACAAGTCAGGCTGGCAGCGACGTGATCATCGACACAGGCAGCGGGCAGATCACGCTTTTGTCCGTGGGACTGAGCGATCTGGATGCGCTTGATTTTATCTTCTGA